In a genomic window of Chaetodon trifascialis isolate fChaTrf1 chromosome 8, fChaTrf1.hap1, whole genome shotgun sequence:
- the tspy gene encoding testis specific protein Y-linked isoform X3 translates to MSELTDCKQSADSASRKRCLSSERDESCTIPSKSAKVSDASTEAGVTWESCKNSEAERREIAGSEGQTKDSQKEPAVVQTDPGSDRTDGTSAQPVNSSNADGHDASNTEKPQSSDAQGSAEAKEDTEKRVGINLRPAAPVEQSDSAAIAAAEALASLTGGDGEDSQETPCSSEKAKQVKQGNKFKQRGAHQSSRAGSKTQAAAADSSTSVHSTDREDADDVPDADEGDESISGSSSTPSSSFPSDNEDNDDGECAIVSVKMAPEMRQSVALLAQVQMRLEALEKKSARLHQRLELKIGRQRRPHLDQRSSIAKTIPGFWVTALLNHPHLSAHIDETDEDALSYMTDLEIESFKNNKLGYRIRFHFRRNPYFQNNIIMKELHLGMGGSPMSFSNPILWHRGQNLTAHSEPRKSSRGVYQTFFSWFSDHSNPGQDDVAQILKDDLYRDPLRYYLTPLWEPRENGSGGSGARAADNGNGDECVVISDSDDEPGEDAAEAEHGHAREEEEEDEEAEEEEEEEEEEEEEEEEERGPSAGSDDSEPGEEEEEEEA, encoded by the exons atgaGTGAACTGACGGACTGCAAACAGTCCGCTGACTCTGCATCGAGGAAACGGTGTCTGTCGTCCGAACGCGATGAAAGCTGCACGATTCCCAGCAAGTCCGCCAAAGTAAGTGACGCATCGACTGAAGCGGGGGTTACTTGGGAAAGTTGCAAAAACAGTGAAGCCGAGAGGAGAGAAATCGCTGGGAGCGAGGGCCAGACTAAAGATAGCCAGAAGGAACCAGCTGTTGTGCAAACGGATCCGGGTTCAGACCGCACGGATGGGACCAGTGCACAGCCTGTGAACAGCTCCAATGCCGACGGTCACGATGCCAGCAACACTGAAAAACCGCAGTCCTCAGATGCACAGGGATCTGCTGAAGCAAAGGAAGACACGGAGAAAAGGGTAGGAATAAATCTGCGTCCCGCAGCGCCTGTGGAGCAGTCCGACTCTGCAGCCATAGCAGCTGCTGAAGCACTTGCCAGTCTCACAGGAGGAGACGGAGAAGACAGTCAAGAGACTCCTTGCTCATCTGAAAAGGCtaaacaggtgaaacaggggAACAAATTCAAACAGCGTGGGGCCCACCAGTCCTCAAGAGCAGGCTCTAAAAcgcaggcagctgctgcagacagctcCACATCTGTGCACAGTACTGACAGAGAAGATGCAGATGATGTGCCAGATGCGGATGAAGGTGATGAATCCATATCTGGGTCATCCTCCACTCCAAGCTCCTCTTTCCCATCAGACAACGAGGACAATGACGATGGTGAGTGCGCCATTGTGTCGGTTAAGATGGCCCCAGAGATGAGGCAGTCGGTGGCCCTCCTGGCGCAGGTACAGATGAGACTGGAAGCTCTCGAGAAGAAGAGTGCCCGGCTTCACCAACGGCTGGAGCTGAAGATTGGCCGTCAGCGGCGCCCACATTTGGATCAGCGCAGCTCCATTGCAAAGACTATCCCTGGCTTCTGGGTGACAGCT CTGTTGAACCATCCTCATCTCTCAGCTCACATTGATGAGACTGATGAAGACGCTCTTAGTTACATGACTGACCTCGAG ATCGAGTCTTTCAAGAATAACAAACTGGGCTACAGGATCCGTTTCCACTTCAGACGGAACCCGTACTTCCAGAACAACATCATCATGAAGGAGCTGCACCTCGGGATGGGAG GATCTCCCATGTCGTTCTCCAACCCCATCCTCTGGCATCGTGGACAGAACCTGACGGCCCACAGCGAACCCAGGAAGTCGTCACGCGGGGTCTACCAGACCTTCTTTAGCTGGTTCAGCGACCACAGCAACCCAGGACAAGATGATGTAGCACAG ATACTGAAGGACGACCTGTACAGAGACCCTCTGAGATACTACCTCACTCCACTCTGGGAACCAAGGGAGAACGGCAG CGGTGGCAGCGGGGCCAGAGCAGCTGACAACGGCAACGGAGACGAGTGCGTGGTGATCTCCGACTCGGACGATGAGCCTGGCGAGGATGCTGCTGAGGCTGAACACGGCCACgccagggaggaggaagaggaggatgaggaggcggaggaagaggaggaggaagaagaggaagaagaagaagaagaggaggaggagaggggaccAAGCGCTG GCTCTGATGACAGCGAGccgggagaggaggaggaggaggaggaggcctga
- the tspy gene encoding testis specific protein Y-linked isoform X2 codes for MSELTDCKQSADSASRKRCLSSERDESCTIPSKSAKVSDASTEAGVTWESCKNSEAERREIAGSEGQTKDSQKEPAVVQTDPGSDRTDGTSAQPVNSSNADGHDASNTEKPQSSDAQGSAEAKEDTEKRVGINLRPAAPVEQSDSAAIAAAEALASLTGGDGEDSQETPCSSEKAKQVKQGNKFKQRGAHQSSRAGSKTQAAAADSSTSVHSTDREDADDVPDADEGDESISGSSSTPSSSFPSDNEDNDDGECAIVSVKMAPEMRQSVALLAQVQMRLEALEKKSARLHQRLELKIGRQRRPHLDQRSSIAKTIPGFWVTALLNHPHLSAHIDETDEDALSYMTDLEIESFKNNKLGYRIRFHFRRNPYFQNNIIMKELHLGMGGSPMSFSNPILWHRGQNLTAHSEPRKSSRGVYQTFFSWFSDHSNPGQDDVAQILKDDLYRDPLRYYLTPLWEPRENGSGGSGARAADNGNGDECVVISDSDDEPGEDAAEAEHGHAREEEEEDEEAEEEEEEEEEEEEEEEEERGPSADESPEEKDDGGEIVIDGSDDSEPGEEEEEEEA; via the exons atgaGTGAACTGACGGACTGCAAACAGTCCGCTGACTCTGCATCGAGGAAACGGTGTCTGTCGTCCGAACGCGATGAAAGCTGCACGATTCCCAGCAAGTCCGCCAAAGTAAGTGACGCATCGACTGAAGCGGGGGTTACTTGGGAAAGTTGCAAAAACAGTGAAGCCGAGAGGAGAGAAATCGCTGGGAGCGAGGGCCAGACTAAAGATAGCCAGAAGGAACCAGCTGTTGTGCAAACGGATCCGGGTTCAGACCGCACGGATGGGACCAGTGCACAGCCTGTGAACAGCTCCAATGCCGACGGTCACGATGCCAGCAACACTGAAAAACCGCAGTCCTCAGATGCACAGGGATCTGCTGAAGCAAAGGAAGACACGGAGAAAAGGGTAGGAATAAATCTGCGTCCCGCAGCGCCTGTGGAGCAGTCCGACTCTGCAGCCATAGCAGCTGCTGAAGCACTTGCCAGTCTCACAGGAGGAGACGGAGAAGACAGTCAAGAGACTCCTTGCTCATCTGAAAAGGCtaaacaggtgaaacaggggAACAAATTCAAACAGCGTGGGGCCCACCAGTCCTCAAGAGCAGGCTCTAAAAcgcaggcagctgctgcagacagctcCACATCTGTGCACAGTACTGACAGAGAAGATGCAGATGATGTGCCAGATGCGGATGAAGGTGATGAATCCATATCTGGGTCATCCTCCACTCCAAGCTCCTCTTTCCCATCAGACAACGAGGACAATGACGATGGTGAGTGCGCCATTGTGTCGGTTAAGATGGCCCCAGAGATGAGGCAGTCGGTGGCCCTCCTGGCGCAGGTACAGATGAGACTGGAAGCTCTCGAGAAGAAGAGTGCCCGGCTTCACCAACGGCTGGAGCTGAAGATTGGCCGTCAGCGGCGCCCACATTTGGATCAGCGCAGCTCCATTGCAAAGACTATCCCTGGCTTCTGGGTGACAGCT CTGTTGAACCATCCTCATCTCTCAGCTCACATTGATGAGACTGATGAAGACGCTCTTAGTTACATGACTGACCTCGAG ATCGAGTCTTTCAAGAATAACAAACTGGGCTACAGGATCCGTTTCCACTTCAGACGGAACCCGTACTTCCAGAACAACATCATCATGAAGGAGCTGCACCTCGGGATGGGAG GATCTCCCATGTCGTTCTCCAACCCCATCCTCTGGCATCGTGGACAGAACCTGACGGCCCACAGCGAACCCAGGAAGTCGTCACGCGGGGTCTACCAGACCTTCTTTAGCTGGTTCAGCGACCACAGCAACCCAGGACAAGATGATGTAGCACAG ATACTGAAGGACGACCTGTACAGAGACCCTCTGAGATACTACCTCACTCCACTCTGGGAACCAAGGGAGAACGGCAG CGGTGGCAGCGGGGCCAGAGCAGCTGACAACGGCAACGGAGACGAGTGCGTGGTGATCTCCGACTCGGACGATGAGCCTGGCGAGGATGCTGCTGAGGCTGAACACGGCCACgccagggaggaggaagaggaggatgaggaggcggaggaagaggaggaggaagaagaggaagaagaagaagaagaggaggaggagaggggaccAAGCGCTG ATGAGAGCCCAGAGGAGAAGGATGATGGTGGAGAAATTGTGATTGACG GCTCTGATGACAGCGAGccgggagaggaggaggaggaggaggaggcctga
- the tspy gene encoding testis specific protein Y-linked isoform X1 encodes MSELTDCKQSADSASRKRCLSSERDESCTIPSKSAKVSDASTEAGVTWESCKNSEAERREIAGSEGQTKDSQKEPAVVQTDPGSDRTDGTSAQPVNSSNADGHDASNTEKPQSSDAQGSAEAKEDTEKRVGINLRPAAPVEQSDSAAIAAAEALASLTGGDGEDSQETPCSSEKAKQVKQGNKFKQRGAHQSSRAGSKTQAAAADSSTSVHSTDREDADDVPDADEGDESISGSSSTPSSSFPSDNEDNDDGECAIVSVKMAPEMRQSVALLAQVQMRLEALEKKSARLHQRLELKIGRQRRPHLDQRSSIAKTIPGFWVTALLNHPHLSAHIDETDEDALSYMTDLEIESFKNNKLGYRIRFHFRRNPYFQNNIIMKELHLGMGGSPMSFSNPILWHRGQNLTAHSEPRKSSRGVYQTFFSWFSDHSNPGQDDVAQILKDDLYRDPLRYYLTPLWEPRENGSGGSGARAADNGNGDECVVISDSDDEPGEDAAEAEHGHAREEEEEDEEAEEEEEEEEEEEEEEEEERGPSADESPEEKDDGGEIVIDGKTPFLTAVLTANSPLSQQSVSRGEAGNQQGGSSSFFFFLLRCLLFLQIELCFNSK; translated from the exons atgaGTGAACTGACGGACTGCAAACAGTCCGCTGACTCTGCATCGAGGAAACGGTGTCTGTCGTCCGAACGCGATGAAAGCTGCACGATTCCCAGCAAGTCCGCCAAAGTAAGTGACGCATCGACTGAAGCGGGGGTTACTTGGGAAAGTTGCAAAAACAGTGAAGCCGAGAGGAGAGAAATCGCTGGGAGCGAGGGCCAGACTAAAGATAGCCAGAAGGAACCAGCTGTTGTGCAAACGGATCCGGGTTCAGACCGCACGGATGGGACCAGTGCACAGCCTGTGAACAGCTCCAATGCCGACGGTCACGATGCCAGCAACACTGAAAAACCGCAGTCCTCAGATGCACAGGGATCTGCTGAAGCAAAGGAAGACACGGAGAAAAGGGTAGGAATAAATCTGCGTCCCGCAGCGCCTGTGGAGCAGTCCGACTCTGCAGCCATAGCAGCTGCTGAAGCACTTGCCAGTCTCACAGGAGGAGACGGAGAAGACAGTCAAGAGACTCCTTGCTCATCTGAAAAGGCtaaacaggtgaaacaggggAACAAATTCAAACAGCGTGGGGCCCACCAGTCCTCAAGAGCAGGCTCTAAAAcgcaggcagctgctgcagacagctcCACATCTGTGCACAGTACTGACAGAGAAGATGCAGATGATGTGCCAGATGCGGATGAAGGTGATGAATCCATATCTGGGTCATCCTCCACTCCAAGCTCCTCTTTCCCATCAGACAACGAGGACAATGACGATGGTGAGTGCGCCATTGTGTCGGTTAAGATGGCCCCAGAGATGAGGCAGTCGGTGGCCCTCCTGGCGCAGGTACAGATGAGACTGGAAGCTCTCGAGAAGAAGAGTGCCCGGCTTCACCAACGGCTGGAGCTGAAGATTGGCCGTCAGCGGCGCCCACATTTGGATCAGCGCAGCTCCATTGCAAAGACTATCCCTGGCTTCTGGGTGACAGCT CTGTTGAACCATCCTCATCTCTCAGCTCACATTGATGAGACTGATGAAGACGCTCTTAGTTACATGACTGACCTCGAG ATCGAGTCTTTCAAGAATAACAAACTGGGCTACAGGATCCGTTTCCACTTCAGACGGAACCCGTACTTCCAGAACAACATCATCATGAAGGAGCTGCACCTCGGGATGGGAG GATCTCCCATGTCGTTCTCCAACCCCATCCTCTGGCATCGTGGACAGAACCTGACGGCCCACAGCGAACCCAGGAAGTCGTCACGCGGGGTCTACCAGACCTTCTTTAGCTGGTTCAGCGACCACAGCAACCCAGGACAAGATGATGTAGCACAG ATACTGAAGGACGACCTGTACAGAGACCCTCTGAGATACTACCTCACTCCACTCTGGGAACCAAGGGAGAACGGCAG CGGTGGCAGCGGGGCCAGAGCAGCTGACAACGGCAACGGAGACGAGTGCGTGGTGATCTCCGACTCGGACGATGAGCCTGGCGAGGATGCTGCTGAGGCTGAACACGGCCACgccagggaggaggaagaggaggatgaggaggcggaggaagaggaggaggaagaagaggaagaagaagaagaagaggaggaggagaggggaccAAGCGCTG ATGAGAGCCCAGAGGAGAAGGATGATGGTGGAGAAATTGTGATTGACGGTAAGACACCATTCTTAACAGCCGTGTTAACAGCAAATTCACCACTATCACAGCAATCAGTCAGTAGGGGGGAAGCTGGGAATCAGCAGGGTGGcagttcatctttttttttttttttattaaggtGCCTTTTATTTCTCCAGATTGAGCTTTGTTTTAACTCTAAATAA